A region of the Polaribacter sp. L3A8 genome:
TAAAAGGAGGAGATTATTCAATAGAAACCGAAGTTTTTTATAAAGACATTCAAAATAGAATCGATTATATAAATGGCGCTAATTTAATTGCCAATAATGAAATTGAAACTGTAATTTTAAATGGAAAATCTAGAGCTTACGGTTTAGAACTTCTATTAAAAAAGAATTCTGGAAAACTAAATGGTTGGCTTGCTTACACATTATCTAGGTCAGAACAATTAACACAAGGTAGAACGGCTGATGAGCCAGGAATTAACAGTGGTCAATGGTATAATACTCCGTATGATAAAACACACGATTTTTCTATAAATGCTAGTTATGAGTTAAATGAGAAATGGAAATTCAATACAAATTTTGTTTTTCAAACTGGGCAACCTACAAATTACCCCGTTGGTCAATATAAAGTGCAAGGTTTAAATGTACCTATTTATGATGATAATAGAAGAAATGCAGATAGACTACCTACGTATCATAGATTAGATGTTTCTGCAACTTTAACACCAGAAAAAAATAAAAATAGAAAATGGCAAGGAGAATGGGTGTTTGGAATTTATAATTTATATGGTCGTCAAAATGCAGCTTCTATCAACTTTACACAAAATAGAGAAACCTACAAAAACGAAGCCATACAAACTTCTATTTTCGGTCTAGTGCCTTCTGTTACTTATAATTTTAAATTTTAGATTGATGAAAAAGATATATATACTTTCTGTTTTAATGGTATTACTTTTTGCTAATTGTGAAAAAGTGGTAGATATTAACGTTCCTTCAATTGAACCAAAATTAATTATAGACGCTTCTTTTGATGTTTTATTTGATAAAAGCCCAGTTACTGCAAGTACTATTGTAAGGTTAAGTTTGTCTACAGATTATTTTGATGAAGAAATCCCTAAAGTTACCAATGCAATTGTCTTTGTAACAAACCTATCTAACAATACAGTAATTAATTTTTATGACAACAACTTAGATGGAAATTACAAACCATTATTTTCGTTTATTCCTGCGGATGACATTCAGTATGAATTAACGGTAATTTATAATAATGAAACTTATAAAGGCAAAGCAACCAAGGTAAAATCAACACCACTTACAAGTGTTGTTCAGGGAGATGAAACCTTATTCTCTGGTGAAGAAACTGAATTAAAAGTAACTTTTAAAGATGAACCTATCGTAGAAAATTACTATTTATTTAATTTTGATAGAAGTTTATTTTTATCAATTGATGATCGTTTTTTTAATGGATCTGATTATAATTTTTCTTTTTTCTATCAAGAAGATGATATTGAATTACCAACCACCACAACCATTAAAATGTCTGGTATTACAAAAGAGTATTATACGTATTTCGAAGTTTTAAGCAGTCAAAGTGGTCAAGGAGGCGGTGGCCCTTTTCAATCTATTCCCTCATCTCTTTTAGGAAATATGATTAATACAACGAATGAAATTAATTTCCCTTTAGGCTATTTTCATATTTCAGAAACAGACACTTATACCATAGACTTGGTTGAAAAAAACTAAAATTTAATTTTTAACGAATCTATGCGTTAGGGATTGAAACGGCATCCTTTTTCTGTCAGTTCGAGTGAATTTTGAAGAATGAAAAATTTGTATCGAGAACAGAAGAAAAAGATACAGTGTAAAGCCCGTTAAAACGCCCAAAAATAATTGAGTATAAACTAGAATTCTGTATTTTTGGACAATGACTTTTATAAGAACAACAGAGCAAGATTCTAACTACAATCATTTAGAAAAAATGACTGTAAAAGAATTATTAAGCAACATTAATAACGAAGATAAAACAGTGCCTTTTGCAGTAGAAAAGGCTTTACCACAAATTGAGGCTTTAACAAAACAGCTTGTAATAAAATTACAAAATGGCGGAAGATTGTTTTATTTAGGAGCTGGTACTTCTGGTAGATTAGGTGTTGTAGATGCCTCTGAATGTCCGCCAACTTTTGGCGTACCGCATGAACTTGTTGTGGCTATTATTGCAGGTGGAGATATTGCTATTAGAAAAGCCGTTGAATTTGCAGAAGATTCTACCAACCAAGGTTGGCTAGATTTGCAAAAACATAATATTACTAATAAAGATGTTGTTGTGGGTATTGCTGCATCGGGCACAACGCCGTATGTTATTGCAGCTTTAGAAGAATGTAATAAAAACAACATTATTACAGGTTGTATTGCTTGCAATAAAAACAGTCCTTTAGGGCAGGTTTCTCAATTTCCAATAGAAGTTGTTGTGGGACCAGAATTTGTTACAGGAAGCTCTAGAATGAAAGCAGGAACAGCACAAAAGCTAGTTTTAAACATGCTTTCTACCGCTACAATGATTCAATTAGGAAAAATTAAAGGCAATAAAATGGTAGACATGCAGCTTTCTAATAAGAAATTAGTAGAAAGAGGACAAAAAATGTTAGCTAAAGAATTAAATATCGACGTATCTGAAGCAAGTGAGTTGTTAGTTAAATTCGGTAATGTTAGAAACGCAATTACAAACTATAAAAAATGAGTACTAATTTAGATTTATTAGGAAAAGGTTTAAAGTATTTAGGTCTTTTAATTTTTCTTTTTATTGCTTCGCCTATAACACTTACAATGGGGTTTAAGGCTTTAAAAAAGTTTAAAGATACACCACAAGAGTATATATCATATCTACTTTTAGTGTTTGCAGCTATTTTAATTATTTTTACTATTTACTTCGCTTTTAAAACCTTTAACATTTTACTAAAAGCTATCTTTAATAATTAATGAGCATACAAACTACCGACGGAATTATAGTAATTCTATCCTACCCAGACACTATTGTAAGACCCGCTTATTGGGAAACCTTAAGTAACTTTTGGCCTATGATTGGTATTGGCGGAAAACATGCGGTACAAGCTGGTCATGCTGCTTTATTATTGATTAAAAAAGAGAGTTCTGAAATTAATTATTTTGATTTTGGACGCTATATTACAAGCTACGGAAATGGTAGGGTTCGGTCTAAAGAAATAGATCCAGATGTTGCTATTTCTATAAAAGCAAAATTTGAGAAAGGAAATTTAATCAACCTTAAAGAAATTTTACTTTGGATAGAAAACCATCCAGAAAAAACGCATGGAGATGGTAGATTGGTTGCTAGTATTCACACTGAAATTGACTTTAACAAGGCTTATAACTATATTCATAAATTAATTGATGAAAAGGAAATTCCTTATGGCGCTTTTATTAAAAATGGCACCAATTGTGCGAGATTTGTAACGGATACTATTATTGAATCATCCACAAATAGAAAAATTAATAAGCTGTTAAAAAAGTCTAACTTATTAACGCCAAGTCCAATAGGAAACGTAATTAAAGGCAATACAAACAATATTATTTATAACATCTACAAACAAGAAATTACAACCTATAAGAACAGATCTATTATTAAAGAATATAGAACTTCCTTTTTAAATAAATTTGAAGGAGAGCCTAATTTAATTGGTACAGAACTGCCAAATAAAAAGGTTTTTGAACTTAAAAACGGAACTTGGTTAGGCGGAATTGGAAGTGGTGCTTGGTTTAAAGTAGAAGAACAAATAAATACTACAAAATATAGAATTACGAGATATACTGCGGATGGCAAAAAAGATTTTGAAGATATATTCTCTATTAATAAAACATGTTTTAATCCGTTAACAGCACATCAATTTATGCATCCTACAAACTGTAAAGAAGTTTTTATTCAACAAAAAGATAAAACATACCATTTAAAAAGGCTTTATTAATTCTTTAAACACATCCCTTTTTTAGGCGTAGTTGGGTTGTAACCAAAATCTGCATTTGGTAACTCGATATCTAATTGATAAATAAGATACCCAATACTTGCATAATGATGCGTTGCATGGCTTTGTGCTTGCATTAACACTGCAGCCAGCGTATAATTAGCTGTTACTTTACCCAAGCCCATATCGTCAGAAACTTTAATAACGGTATTAAAATCTTCTTCCTTAATTTTTTTAAGTTGATGAATTACAGATTCAAAGTATTGGATTCCTACACGTGTTTCTTTTTCTGCACATTCATTTCGTTCTCTTATAGAAAAATCGACACATTTAGAATCAAGTCCTTTTAAAAGACAAGAAAAAACATCTAAAACATGACGCATGTGGCAACCAATACTCGAATTGTAAGGTGCTACTGTTTTGTTTGAATATTGTTCGTCAGAAATATTTTTTAATAGTTGAATTCCTCTTTGTAAATTTTGCTCAATAGCTTCAATCATAAATTATCTGTTTGGTACTTTAGGTCGTTAAAACAGCATCAAATTTACGAGTTCTTAACTATTAATGCTAAAATATTTTTAACTAACTAATAATCAGGTAAATAAAACTAATTATTTTATTTATCACAAACTAATATAGCATTCTTTTAATTTTATGGCACGTTGTTTGAATATATCTTAATCAAATACGATAGCCGAAAAGTATATTAGAGTAGGCAAAACCCTAAAACCATATATTATGAAAAAAGGTTTACTTATAGTATTAGGATTGTTCCTAATAACGTCAACAGTCGAAGCAACAAACAGCAAAAAATTACCAAACAGCATTGGATATAATTACGCATACGAAAACTCAGTAAATTTTGAAGAACGTGGTGTTGAGTTTTATATTTTTACCAATGGTGAATTTGATTTTAATACACATTATAATGATTCTTATTATGATTACAACGGAAATCGTGTAAGAAGAGAAACTAACATACGCATTTTTAGAGATTACAGAGGTAGAATTGAAAGAATTGGAAACTCTTCTGTAAACTATGATAACTACGGAAATGTAACCAGAATTGGAAACGTTTATATGAGATACCATAGAGGTAAATTAACGGATGTTGGTCGTTTAAAAGTGAGATATGATGCTTGGGGAAATCCTAATTTTTACGGAAATGTAAAAGACAATTATTACAGCTATAACGGTCTTAGAATTAATCTTAATATTGGTGATGTTTTTGACTATAATAATTCTTATTTTTCTCACAGAGATTTTTCTAGAAATTATTCTAAAATTAGAGAAGACAAAAACTATTATTACTATAGAGCAAATCCGCATGCTAAAATTGGCAACAGAAGTAAAATAGTAAGAAGAAAAAAGGCAGTTGCTACTATTTTACATAAAAAACCAACTGCAAGAAGAAGTATTACAACGTATAGAAGACCTAGTACAACAAACACAAAGAGAAAAACATTAACAGGAAAAAGAACAGATAATACCACTTATAGAAGGCCTACTACTGTAAATAAAAAAAACAAGACAATAGATAGAAGAAGTAACAACACCTCAACTAAAAGACCTACTAAGGTGATTAAAGGTAAAAGAACTTCAGAAAAAAGAAACTCGAACAGTAGTTCTAGTAGAAAACCTACAACTAAAAGTACTGTTGATAAAACAAAAAAAGTAAAAAGACCTACAAGTAATAGAAGAAATTAAAAAACAGGTATTTATACGCGTACACTACCAGAAGTTTTTTTTTAACTTGCACTATATTTATTTAAATGTAAATAACAGTTAACAAATTCATTGTGATAGAAAAAGGAGAAGTTAAAAGCCTCATTTCTTTATAGAAATGAGGCTTTTTTATGTTTAAAATATTTTAACGAGATTTTTTTGTTTCTAATTTACACA
Encoded here:
- a CDS encoding DUF4249 family protein, with amino-acid sequence MKKIYILSVLMVLLFANCEKVVDINVPSIEPKLIIDASFDVLFDKSPVTASTIVRLSLSTDYFDEEIPKVTNAIVFVTNLSNNTVINFYDNNLDGNYKPLFSFIPADDIQYELTVIYNNETYKGKATKVKSTPLTSVVQGDETLFSGEETELKVTFKDEPIVENYYLFNFDRSLFLSIDDRFFNGSDYNFSFFYQEDDIELPTTTTIKMSGITKEYYTYFEVLSSQSGQGGGGPFQSIPSSLLGNMINTTNEINFPLGYFHISETDTYTIDLVEKN
- the murQ gene encoding N-acetylmuramic acid 6-phosphate etherase, with amino-acid sequence MTFIRTTEQDSNYNHLEKMTVKELLSNINNEDKTVPFAVEKALPQIEALTKQLVIKLQNGGRLFYLGAGTSGRLGVVDASECPPTFGVPHELVVAIIAGGDIAIRKAVEFAEDSTNQGWLDLQKHNITNKDVVVGIAASGTTPYVIAALEECNKNNIITGCIACNKNSPLGQVSQFPIEVVVGPEFVTGSSRMKAGTAQKLVLNMLSTATMIQLGKIKGNKMVDMQLSNKKLVERGQKMLAKELNIDVSEASELLVKFGNVRNAITNYKK
- a CDS encoding DUF6095 family protein — translated: MSTNLDLLGKGLKYLGLLIFLFIASPITLTMGFKALKKFKDTPQEYISYLLLVFAAILIIFTIYFAFKTFNILLKAIFNN
- a CDS encoding DUF6695 family protein, yielding MSIQTTDGIIVILSYPDTIVRPAYWETLSNFWPMIGIGGKHAVQAGHAALLLIKKESSEINYFDFGRYITSYGNGRVRSKEIDPDVAISIKAKFEKGNLINLKEILLWIENHPEKTHGDGRLVASIHTEIDFNKAYNYIHKLIDEKEIPYGAFIKNGTNCARFVTDTIIESSTNRKINKLLKKSNLLTPSPIGNVIKGNTNNIIYNIYKQEITTYKNRSIIKEYRTSFLNKFEGEPNLIGTELPNKKVFELKNGTWLGGIGSGAWFKVEEQINTTKYRITRYTADGKKDFEDIFSINKTCFNPLTAHQFMHPTNCKEVFIQQKDKTYHLKRLY
- a CDS encoding DinB family protein, encoding MIEAIEQNLQRGIQLLKNISDEQYSNKTVAPYNSSIGCHMRHVLDVFSCLLKGLDSKCVDFSIRERNECAEKETRVGIQYFESVIHQLKKIKEEDFNTVIKVSDDMGLGKVTANYTLAAVLMQAQSHATHHYASIGYLIYQLDIELPNADFGYNPTTPKKGMCLKN